In a single window of the Leisingera daeponensis DSM 23529 genome:
- a CDS encoding TatD family hydrolase — MTETPPQITDSHCHLDFPDFEGRLDEVIASAAEAGVTRMVTICTKMKNEPSVRAIAEAHAPVFYAAGTHPMSAADEPLVTVDELAALAKHPKFVGIGETGLDYHYTADSAAVQQESLRIHIAAARETGLPLIIHARAADDDMARILGEEMKNGAYSCVMHCFSSSAELARAALDLGFYLSMSGIAAFPKSQELRDIFAAAPVERILVETDAPYLAPPPYRGKRNEPAYTAFTARAGAEVFGMDYTDFAAQTQANFDRLFWKAAQYEAAA; from the coding sequence ATGACCGAGACGCCCCCCCAGATTACCGACAGCCATTGCCACCTGGATTTCCCCGACTTCGAAGGGCGCCTGGATGAGGTGATCGCCAGCGCGGCAGAGGCAGGCGTGACCCGGATGGTGACGATCTGCACCAAGATGAAAAACGAACCCTCCGTGCGCGCGATTGCCGAAGCACACGCGCCGGTGTTCTATGCTGCAGGCACCCACCCGATGAGCGCCGCGGATGAGCCGCTGGTGACCGTTGACGAACTTGCGGCACTGGCCAAGCACCCGAAATTCGTCGGCATCGGTGAGACGGGCCTCGACTACCACTACACCGCCGACAGCGCCGCCGTGCAGCAGGAGAGCCTGCGTATTCACATTGCTGCCGCCCGCGAAACCGGCCTGCCGCTGATCATTCACGCCCGCGCCGCGGATGACGACATGGCGCGCATCCTTGGCGAGGAAATGAAGAACGGTGCCTATTCCTGCGTGATGCACTGCTTCTCCTCCTCCGCAGAACTGGCCAGGGCGGCGCTGGACCTGGGCTTCTACCTGTCGATGTCCGGCATCGCTGCCTTCCCCAAGAGCCAGGAGCTGCGCGACATCTTTGCCGCTGCCCCGGTGGAGCGCATCCTGGTCGAAACCGACGCCCCCTATCTGGCGCCGCCGCCCTATCGCGGCAAGCGCAACGAGCCTGCCTATACCGCCTTTACCGCCAGGGCGGGCGCGGAGGTGTTCGGCATGGATTACACCGATTTTGCCGCCCAGACGCAGGCGAACTTCGACCGGCTGTTCTGGAAAGCCGCCCAGTATGAGGCTGCCGCCTGA
- a CDS encoding DUF1636 family protein — MSLPTLTLCRTCRGADPALFGQAAAALEAAGAKVRLQQADCMSGCQRPQTLAVRQAGKTAYLFGEITAADLPDIVTFLRMYQDSDDGNFADARPLGNLRFKAIARIPAGMA, encoded by the coding sequence ATGAGCCTGCCCACCCTCACCCTGTGCCGCACCTGCCGCGGCGCGGACCCTGCCCTGTTCGGGCAGGCCGCGGCGGCGCTGGAGGCTGCCGGGGCGAAGGTCCGGCTGCAGCAGGCGGACTGCATGTCCGGCTGCCAGCGGCCGCAGACGCTGGCGGTGCGGCAAGCCGGCAAGACCGCCTATCTGTTCGGAGAGATCACCGCAGCGGACCTGCCGGACATCGTGACCTTCCTGCGGATGTATCAAGACAGCGACGACGGCAATTTCGCCGACGCCCGGCCGCTGGGCAACCTGCGCTTCAAGGCGATTGCCCGCATCCCGGCCGGGATGGCGTGA
- the cobA gene encoding uroporphyrinogen-III C-methyltransferase produces the protein MSGFVSFVSSGPGDPELLTVKAVKRLQAADAILFDDLSSGPILSHARADADLVGVGKRAGRPSPKQDHVSQLLVDYAQSGLNVVRLKSGDSGVFGRLEEEMTALREAGIGFEIVPGVTAASAAAAAANIPLTRRLTARRLQFITGHDVTGGLPEDLNMAALADPHATTVVYMGKSTFAALAEKLMEAGLPAETHALVALAVSTPEQKLSCHTVGELPAVLRAMETKAPVLILYGPLADQELPGA, from the coding sequence ATGAGCGGTTTTGTGAGCTTTGTCTCCTCCGGTCCCGGCGACCCGGAACTCCTGACCGTAAAGGCGGTGAAGCGGCTGCAGGCAGCGGATGCGATCCTGTTCGATGACCTGTCCTCCGGGCCGATCCTGAGCCACGCCCGCGCAGATGCCGATCTGGTGGGCGTGGGCAAACGCGCCGGACGGCCCTCCCCCAAGCAGGACCATGTGAGCCAGCTGCTGGTCGATTACGCGCAAAGCGGCCTTAACGTGGTGCGGCTGAAATCCGGCGATTCCGGTGTCTTCGGGCGGCTGGAGGAAGAGATGACTGCGCTGCGCGAGGCGGGCATCGGGTTCGAGATCGTGCCCGGCGTCACCGCAGCCTCGGCCGCGGCGGCGGCAGCGAACATTCCGCTGACCCGGCGGCTGACGGCGCGGCGGCTGCAGTTCATCACCGGCCATGACGTGACCGGCGGGCTGCCGGAGGACCTCAACATGGCGGCGCTGGCCGACCCGCACGCCACCACCGTGGTCTACATGGGCAAAAGCACCTTTGCCGCGCTGGCGGAGAAGCTGATGGAGGCCGGGCTGCCCGCGGAGACCCACGCGCTGGTCGCGCTGGCCGTTTCCACCCCGGAACAGAAACTGTCCTGCCACACCGTGGGCGAACTGCCCGCGGTGCTGCGCGCGATGGAGACCAAGGCGCCGGTGCTCATCCTCTACGGGCCGCTGGCCGATCAGGAGCTGCCCGGCGCATGA
- a CDS encoding cobyrinate a,c-diamide synthase produces MTNLNPPGLMISAPSSGTGKTTVMLGLLRALAEDGLTVQPYKSGPDYIDPAFHLAAAKRPSFNLDTWAMDGALLDAVTAQAAGAEICVGEGSMGLYDGVATRGQSGFGSSAETAKRMGWPVVLVVDVGGQAQSAAATALGFKNYDPELPFAGVILNRVASPRHERLTRLGMEKAGIKVLGSLPRRGDLALPERHLGLIQAVEHPDLEAAIAGYAAFLREHVDLDAIKAAALAGQAPAPASLPEPPAQRIALARDAAFSFTYPHLLEGWRAAGAEILPFSPLADQAPAADADLVWLPGGYPELHGPALAAAETFRAGVRKHAETKPVHGECGGYMALGEALIDKEGNRHRMLGLLGLVTSYEKRKFHLGYRRAILQAGMPGFGAGTALRGHEFHYSTILEEPDAPLAQVMDADGGPVPETGSIKGNVTGTFFHLITGERA; encoded by the coding sequence ATGACCAACCTGAACCCTCCCGGACTGATGATCTCCGCGCCCTCCTCGGGCACCGGCAAGACCACCGTGATGCTGGGCCTCCTGCGGGCGCTGGCCGAGGACGGTCTGACCGTGCAGCCCTACAAGAGCGGACCGGATTATATCGACCCGGCCTTCCACCTCGCAGCAGCCAAACGCCCCAGTTTCAACCTCGACACCTGGGCGATGGACGGCGCGCTGCTGGATGCGGTCACGGCACAGGCGGCGGGCGCGGAGATCTGCGTGGGCGAAGGCTCGATGGGCCTTTATGACGGCGTGGCGACGCGCGGGCAGTCGGGCTTTGGCTCCTCGGCGGAGACCGCCAAACGAATGGGCTGGCCGGTGGTGCTGGTGGTCGACGTGGGCGGCCAGGCGCAGTCGGCCGCGGCAACCGCGCTGGGGTTCAAGAATTACGATCCCGAACTGCCCTTTGCCGGTGTCATCCTGAACCGCGTCGCCAGCCCGCGCCATGAGCGGCTGACCCGGCTGGGGATGGAGAAGGCCGGCATCAAGGTACTGGGCTCCCTGCCCCGCCGCGGCGATCTGGCCCTGCCGGAACGCCACCTGGGCTTGATCCAGGCGGTTGAGCATCCCGATCTGGAAGCCGCAATTGCAGGTTATGCCGCCTTCCTGCGCGAACATGTGGATCTGGACGCGATCAAGGCGGCGGCGCTGGCGGGTCAAGCGCCCGCGCCGGCCAGCCTGCCGGAACCGCCCGCCCAGCGGATTGCGCTGGCGCGCGATGCGGCGTTTTCTTTCACCTACCCGCATCTTCTGGAAGGATGGCGCGCGGCAGGGGCAGAGATCCTGCCGTTCTCGCCCCTGGCGGATCAGGCCCCGGCGGCGGATGCCGATCTGGTCTGGCTGCCCGGCGGCTATCCGGAACTGCACGGGCCGGCGCTGGCGGCAGCGGAGACCTTCCGCGCCGGTGTCCGGAAGCACGCCGAAACCAAGCCGGTGCATGGCGAATGCGGCGGCTACATGGCCCTGGGCGAGGCGCTGATCGACAAGGAGGGCAACCGCCACCGGATGCTGGGCCTCCTGGGCCTCGTGACCTCCTATGAGAAGCGCAAGTTCCACCTCGGCTACCGCCGCGCCATTCTGCAGGCTGGGATGCCGGGCTTTGGCGCAGGCACCGCCCTGCGCGGCCATGAATTCCATTACTCCACCATTCTGGAAGAACCCGACGCGCCGCTGGCGCAGGTCATGGACGCCGACGGCGGCCCGGTGCCGGAAACCGGCTCGATCAAGGGCAATGTCACCGGCACCTTCTTCCACCTGATCACGGGAGAGCGCGCATGA
- the cobM gene encoding precorrin-4 C(11)-methyltransferase: MTVHFIGAGPGAADLLTLRGRDIIAACPVCLYAGSLVPEEILSHCPADAKIVNTAAMDLDAIVAEIKAAHEAGQDVARLHSGDLSVWSAMGEQIRRLKAEGIPVSVTPGVPSFAAAAAALGTELTLPGLGQSVVLTRTPGRASSMPEGESLENFARTGTTLAIHLSIGNLDHVVDSLTPHYGGECPVAVVYRASWPDQQIIRATLETLKDSLDEKISRTALILVGPVLKGEGFDESCLYSADYDRRYRPQSADSPWSSWSHGDD, from the coding sequence ATGACCGTTCACTTCATTGGCGCCGGACCGGGCGCTGCCGACCTTCTGACCCTGCGCGGGCGCGACATCATCGCCGCCTGCCCGGTGTGCCTCTATGCCGGTTCGCTGGTGCCGGAGGAAATCCTGAGCCACTGCCCGGCGGACGCGAAAATCGTGAACACCGCGGCGATGGACCTGGATGCCATCGTGGCGGAGATCAAGGCGGCGCATGAGGCGGGCCAGGACGTGGCGCGGCTGCACTCCGGCGATCTGTCGGTGTGGTCCGCGATGGGCGAGCAGATCCGCCGCCTGAAGGCAGAGGGCATCCCGGTCAGCGTCACCCCGGGCGTGCCGTCCTTTGCCGCTGCGGCTGCGGCGCTCGGCACAGAGCTGACCCTGCCGGGCCTTGGCCAGTCGGTTGTGCTGACGCGCACGCCGGGGCGCGCGTCCTCGATGCCCGAAGGCGAGTCGCTGGAGAATTTTGCACGGACCGGCACCACGCTGGCGATCCACCTGTCGATCGGCAATCTGGACCATGTGGTGGACAGCCTGACGCCGCATTACGGCGGTGAGTGCCCGGTCGCCGTGGTCTACCGCGCCAGCTGGCCGGATCAGCAGATCATCCGTGCCACTCTCGAAACCCTGAAAGACTCGCTGGACGAAAAGATTTCCCGCACCGCGCTGATACTGGTAGGGCCGGTGCTGAAGGGCGAGGGCTTTGACGAAAGCTGCCTCTATTCCGCCGATTACGACCGCCGCTACCGGCCGCAGAGTGCTGACAGCCCTTGGTCGAGCTGGAGCCATGGGGACGATTAA
- a CDS encoding CbtB domain-containing protein translates to MTTKTLKASAAGSSVIPALFAVVLGLGIITLTGHVQASALHDAAHDVRHATGFPCH, encoded by the coding sequence ATGACGACCAAGACGCTTAAGGCTTCTGCCGCTGGCTCCAGTGTAATTCCGGCACTGTTTGCCGTGGTTCTGGGGCTGGGGATCATCACGCTGACCGGCCATGTTCAGGCATCCGCCCTGCACGACGCCGCGCATGACGTGCGCCACGCAACCGGCTTCCCCTGCCACTAA
- the tmk gene encoding dTMP kinase: MTAGGTRGLFITFEGIDGSGKSTQCRLLAEALRAAGRDVVLTREPGGSPGAEEIRRLVLEGDPDRWSAETELLLFMAARRDHLERTIEPALAAGKVVICDRFADSTRMYQGLSRGDLRAAVDQMHRLMIGREPDLTLLIDMDPAEGLARAKGRQGKEERFEDFGVELQEKMRAGFLALAQEFADRFRVVDGARPVEEVAADVRRLAEDALEGTGA, encoded by the coding sequence GTGACGGCGGGCGGCACGCGCGGGTTGTTCATCACCTTTGAAGGCATCGACGGCTCCGGAAAATCGACGCAATGCCGGCTGCTGGCCGAGGCCCTGCGCGCGGCGGGCCGCGATGTGGTGCTGACGCGGGAGCCCGGCGGCTCCCCCGGCGCCGAGGAGATCCGCCGCCTGGTGCTGGAGGGCGACCCCGACCGCTGGTCGGCGGAGACCGAGCTGCTGCTGTTCATGGCGGCGCGGCGGGACCATCTGGAGCGCACCATCGAACCCGCCCTGGCGGCGGGCAAGGTGGTGATCTGCGACCGCTTTGCCGACAGCACTCGGATGTACCAGGGCCTGTCGCGCGGCGACCTGCGCGCGGCGGTGGACCAGATGCACAGGCTGATGATCGGGCGCGAGCCGGACCTGACCCTGCTGATCGACATGGACCCGGCCGAGGGCCTGGCCCGCGCCAAGGGGCGGCAGGGCAAGGAAGAACGGTTCGAGGATTTCGGCGTGGAACTGCAAGAGAAAATGCGCGCCGGTTTCCTGGCGCTGGCGCAGGAGTTTGCGGACCGTTTCCGGGTGGTCGATGGCGCCCGCCCGGTCGAAGAGGTGGCCGCCGATGTGCGCAGGCTGGCGGAAGACGCGCTGGAAGGAACCGGGGCATGA
- a CDS encoding SPOR domain-containing protein: protein MKDTMSKAMTAPRAAAAAVGLLLLAGCEDGPKLGFLQPKSKAEGAVQASSSTKLVERDVEAPEVFQVTEAGLWDGRPSIGGVWVAHPDTQDPERVIIRNNANGQFVIGALFRREREIPGPRLQVSSDAAAALGMLAGAPVELNVTALRREEITPEPQLEEQAGDGAALPEAADVNEVALAGSAITETQLDPITGAAAAIDASAPAQAAPAAAEPAAAPAPKPQKSSLNKPFIQIGIFSVEANAERTANVMRSAGMVPVVREQSSSGKTFWRVLVGPAQNKTERSQLLKSVKETGFADAYAVTN, encoded by the coding sequence ATGAAAGACACCATGTCGAAAGCAATGACGGCCCCGCGCGCCGCCGCGGCGGCCGTGGGCCTGCTGCTGCTGGCAGGCTGCGAGGACGGGCCGAAACTGGGCTTTCTGCAACCCAAATCCAAGGCCGAAGGCGCCGTCCAGGCCTCCAGCAGCACCAAGCTGGTGGAGCGCGACGTGGAAGCGCCGGAGGTGTTTCAGGTGACCGAAGCGGGCCTGTGGGACGGCCGCCCCTCGATCGGCGGTGTCTGGGTGGCGCATCCCGACACCCAGGATCCGGAGCGGGTGATCATCCGCAACAACGCCAACGGCCAGTTCGTGATCGGCGCGCTGTTCCGCCGCGAGCGGGAAATCCCGGGACCGCGGCTTCAGGTTTCCTCGGATGCCGCGGCGGCCCTGGGGATGCTGGCCGGCGCGCCGGTGGAGCTGAACGTGACGGCCCTGCGGCGCGAGGAAATCACGCCGGAACCGCAGCTGGAAGAGCAGGCAGGCGATGGCGCCGCGCTGCCGGAAGCCGCGGATGTGAATGAGGTCGCGCTGGCGGGCAGCGCGATCACTGAAACCCAGCTGGACCCGATCACCGGCGCGGCTGCCGCAATTGACGCCTCCGCTCCGGCGCAGGCCGCGCCTGCCGCGGCGGAGCCTGCTGCGGCCCCTGCCCCCAAGCCGCAGAAATCGTCGCTGAACAAACCCTTTATCCAAATCGGCATTTTCAGTGTCGAGGCGAACGCCGAGCGGACCGCCAACGTGATGCGCAGCGCGGGCATGGTGCCGGTGGTGCGGGAACAGTCCTCCAGCGGCAAGACGTTCTGGCGCGTGCTGGTCGGCCCGGCACAGAACAAAACCGAACGCAGCCAGCTGCTGAAAAGCGTGAAGGAAACCGGATTTGCGGATGCCTATGCTGTCACCAATTGA
- a CDS encoding CbtA family protein: MFSRILTSGLFAGAAAGLITALLQLYFVQPVLLHAELYEGGELVHFGAAPVTAHPDLPGLFAEPVRDGLSIVFTMLTYTGYALVLAALMSVAERQGHEVNARSGLLWGLAGFITFHFAPGLSLAPEVPGVAAADIGARQIWWTVTVAAAGVAMWLIAFGGNLVSVLVAALLLMGPHIIGAPEPESFSGPVPTEIGALFAARAFGVGMAAWVLLGAFTGYFWQAEGKREHAAA, translated from the coding sequence ATGTTCAGTCGCATTCTGACCAGCGGCCTGTTCGCTGGTGCTGCAGCAGGGCTGATTACCGCCCTGCTGCAGCTGTATTTCGTGCAGCCCGTGCTGCTCCATGCCGAACTCTACGAGGGCGGCGAGCTGGTGCATTTCGGCGCTGCCCCCGTAACCGCGCATCCCGACCTGCCCGGCCTGTTCGCCGAGCCTGTGCGCGATGGCCTCAGCATCGTGTTCACCATGCTGACCTATACCGGCTATGCGCTGGTGCTGGCGGCACTGATGTCGGTGGCCGAACGCCAGGGGCATGAGGTCAACGCGCGCAGCGGCCTCTTGTGGGGTCTTGCAGGCTTCATCACCTTCCACTTTGCGCCGGGCCTGTCGCTGGCGCCGGAAGTGCCGGGTGTCGCTGCCGCTGACATCGGCGCGCGGCAGATCTGGTGGACGGTCACCGTTGCGGCCGCAGGGGTTGCCATGTGGCTGATCGCCTTTGGCGGCAATCTGGTGAGTGTCCTGGTCGCAGCGCTGCTGCTGATGGGCCCGCATATCATCGGCGCGCCTGAGCCAGAGAGTTTCTCAGGCCCGGTTCCGACCGAAATCGGCGCGCTGTTTGCCGCCCGCGCCTTTGGCGTCGGCATGGCCGCCTGGGTTCTGCTGGGCGCCTTCACCGGCTACTTCTGGCAAGCCGAAGGCAAGCGCGAACACGCCGCAGCCTGA
- the cobF gene encoding precorrin-6A synthase (deacetylating), with translation MIELTLIGIGTGNPQHITLQAIEALNAQDLILIPNKGAGKDDLAGLRREICNRAIKGDGPRIVEFALPVRDEATKSYRKRVDDWHDAIAEIWWQTITAHLPEGGKAGFLVWGDPSLYDSTMRIAERLQKLAEIKLTVIPGITSIQALTAAHAIPVNEIGAPFTITTGRQLRENGWPDSADTLVIMLDGECSFQAIDPQGVEIFWTAYAGMENQISLAGPLAATAEKIIETRAKARAEHGWIMDIYLLRKG, from the coding sequence ATGATTGAGCTTACCCTGATTGGCATCGGCACCGGCAATCCGCAGCACATCACGCTGCAGGCGATTGAGGCGCTGAACGCGCAGGATCTGATCCTGATCCCCAACAAGGGCGCGGGCAAGGACGACCTGGCAGGGCTCAGGCGCGAGATCTGCAACCGCGCGATCAAGGGCGATGGCCCCAGGATCGTGGAGTTTGCCCTGCCAGTGCGCGACGAGGCCACCAAAAGCTACCGCAAGCGGGTGGACGACTGGCACGACGCCATCGCGGAAATCTGGTGGCAGACCATCACTGCGCACCTGCCCGAAGGCGGCAAGGCCGGGTTCCTGGTCTGGGGCGACCCGTCGCTTTACGACAGCACCATGCGGATCGCCGAGCGGCTGCAGAAGCTGGCGGAGATCAAGCTGACGGTGATCCCGGGCATCACCTCGATCCAGGCGCTGACCGCAGCGCACGCCATCCCGGTCAATGAAATCGGCGCCCCGTTCACCATCACGACGGGCCGCCAGCTGCGCGAAAACGGCTGGCCGGACAGCGCGGATACGCTGGTGATCATGCTGGACGGGGAGTGTTCCTTTCAGGCCATCGACCCGCAGGGGGTAGAGATCTTCTGGACCGCCTATGCCGGGATGGAGAACCAGATTTCGCTCGCAGGCCCCCTGGCCGCAACCGCGGAAAAGATCATCGAAACCCGCGCCAAGGCGCGTGCAGAGCATGGCTGGATCATGGATATCTACCTGCTGCGCAAGGGCTGA
- a CDS encoding DNA polymerase III subunit delta' produces MSAGDELPRADQAEGAPHPRETLRLIGQEAAERDFLTAYNSGRLHHGWLLTGPQGVGKATLAWRIARFLLATPPAEEGLFGAPPPPQTLDIDPEHPVSHRIQALAEPGLAPITRSYDDKGKLRTQIVVDDVRKLNRFFGLSATDGGRRVVIVDAADDMNVSAANALLKMLEEPPARTTILLISHQPSRLLPTIRSRCRTLRLGPLSAPDMEAALAQSGVELPQNMDNLAALAGGSVGAALRLINLGGLKIYAELVQILDSMPRLDRQRAMALAEAAAQRGAAERFELLLSLTEMALARLARTGATGAPPALEAAPQEAAMLARLAPDPRKGRAWADLAAEVTARARHGQAVNLDPAALVLDTVFKMQETASR; encoded by the coding sequence ATGAGCGCTGGCGACGAGCTGCCGCGCGCCGATCAGGCCGAGGGCGCCCCGCACCCGCGCGAAACCCTGCGCCTTATCGGACAGGAGGCGGCGGAGCGCGATTTCCTGACCGCCTATAATTCCGGCCGGCTGCACCACGGCTGGCTGCTGACCGGCCCGCAAGGGGTGGGCAAAGCGACACTGGCCTGGCGGATCGCGCGCTTTCTGCTGGCCACGCCCCCGGCGGAAGAGGGGCTGTTCGGCGCCCCGCCCCCGCCGCAGACGCTGGACATTGACCCCGAGCATCCGGTCTCGCACCGCATTCAGGCGCTGGCAGAACCCGGTCTGGCACCGATCACCCGCTCCTACGACGACAAGGGCAAGCTGCGAACCCAGATCGTCGTCGACGACGTCCGCAAGCTGAACCGGTTCTTTGGCCTCTCTGCCACCGACGGCGGGCGCCGGGTGGTGATCGTGGACGCCGCCGACGACATGAATGTTAGTGCCGCCAATGCGCTCTTGAAGATGCTGGAGGAGCCGCCCGCGCGCACCACGATCCTGCTGATCTCGCACCAGCCCTCGCGCCTGTTGCCGACGATCCGCTCCCGTTGCCGCACCCTGCGGCTGGGGCCGTTATCTGCGCCGGACATGGAAGCGGCACTGGCGCAATCCGGTGTCGAACTGCCGCAGAACATGGACAATCTCGCTGCCCTGGCGGGCGGGTCGGTCGGCGCGGCTTTGCGGCTGATCAATCTGGGCGGCCTCAAGATCTATGCAGAGCTGGTCCAGATCCTCGATTCCATGCCGCGGCTGGACCGGCAGCGCGCGATGGCGCTGGCCGAGGCCGCCGCGCAGCGCGGCGCGGCGGAGCGGTTTGAGCTGCTGTTGTCGCTGACAGAGATGGCGCTGGCCCGGCTGGCGCGCACCGGCGCAACCGGCGCGCCGCCAGCGCTTGAAGCGGCACCGCAGGAAGCGGCAATGCTGGCGCGGCTGGCGCCCGATCCCCGCAAGGGGCGCGCCTGGGCCGACCTCGCAGCGGAAGTGACCGCCCGCGCCCGCCACGGCCAGGCGGTGAACCTTGACCCCGCGGCGCTTGTCCTAGATACGGTTTTCAAGATGCAGGAAACCGCGTCGCGCTAG
- a CDS encoding MBL fold metallo-hydrolase codes for MAEMRFTILGSGSSGGVPRIGGHWGDCDPQNPKNRRRRCSMLVERDGPDGTTSVLIDTTPDMRSQLLDAEVSRLDAVVYTHSHADHLHGIDDLRMVYFNMRQRIPVYADGATQNDLLNRFGYAFAQPDNSPYPPILDLKTIGGPFTIHGPGGGITFRPFEVSHGSIDALGFRIGGLAYLPDVSAIPDSALPELEGLDIWILDGLRRTPHPTHFSYQDALEWFEKMAPKRGIITNMHIDMDYATVEAETPDHITPAYDGMVIRMEV; via the coding sequence ATGGCAGAGATGCGCTTTACCATCCTCGGCTCGGGCTCCTCGGGCGGGGTGCCGCGGATTGGCGGCCACTGGGGCGACTGCGATCCGCAGAACCCGAAGAACCGCCGCCGCCGCTGCTCGATGCTGGTGGAGCGCGACGGCCCGGACGGAACCACCTCGGTGCTGATCGACACCACGCCGGACATGCGCAGCCAGCTGCTGGATGCGGAGGTCAGCCGCCTGGATGCGGTGGTTTACACCCATTCCCATGCCGACCACCTGCATGGGATCGACGATCTGCGCATGGTCTATTTCAACATGCGCCAGCGGATCCCGGTCTATGCCGACGGGGCAACCCAGAACGACCTTCTGAACCGCTTCGGCTATGCCTTTGCACAGCCCGACAACTCCCCCTATCCGCCGATCCTGGACCTGAAGACCATCGGCGGCCCGTTCACCATTCACGGGCCTGGCGGTGGCATCACGTTCCGCCCGTTCGAGGTCAGCCACGGCTCTATCGACGCGCTTGGGTTCCGCATTGGCGGGCTGGCCTATCTGCCGGATGTGTCCGCCATCCCCGACAGCGCCCTGCCGGAGCTGGAAGGGCTGGATATCTGGATCCTGGACGGCCTGCGCCGCACCCCGCATCCCACCCATTTCAGCTATCAGGATGCGCTGGAGTGGTTCGAAAAGATGGCGCCCAAGCGCGGCATCATCACCAACATGCATATCGACATGGATTACGCCACGGTCGAGGCCGAGACCCCGGACCATATCACCCCCGCCTATGACGGGATGGTGATCCGGATGGAAGTCTGA
- a CDS encoding D-alanyl-D-alanine carboxypeptidase family protein: MKSPLRLALAAGLALSLPALPAAAFDTSARAAYVVDAGTDTVLLSKNSDVPLPPASMSKLMTLYVAFEALRDGRLTLDERLPVSEHAMSYGGSTMFLDTTDRVRVEDLLRGIIVLSGNDACVVIAEALSPDGTEAGFARYMTKRAEDMGMTASTFANSNGWPAAGHRMSVHDLAVLAERLIEDFPEYYPLFAETTFEFDGRAPSNIRNRNPLLRLGIGADGLKTGHTEEAGYGLVGSATQGDRRVIFVVSGLDTERGRAEEAEAIVNWSFRQFTKKTVAKEGIAIAEAEIWRGAERSVGLVPAKDLEILLPSLSANTIQGEVVYNGPIEAPVKKGQRLAELVLQPEELPEVRLPLVAESDVPAGGFVVRVKTAAQVLIKQFLTGPEGAL, encoded by the coding sequence CTGAAATCGCCGCTGCGGCTGGCGCTGGCGGCGGGCCTTGCGCTCAGCCTGCCGGCGCTGCCGGCCGCGGCCTTTGATACCAGCGCGCGCGCGGCTTATGTGGTGGATGCGGGCACCGACACGGTGCTGTTGTCCAAGAACTCCGACGTGCCGCTGCCGCCGGCCTCCATGTCCAAGCTGATGACGCTCTATGTGGCGTTTGAAGCCCTGCGCGACGGGCGGCTGACGCTGGACGAACGGCTGCCGGTGAGCGAGCACGCGATGAGCTATGGCGGCTCGACAATGTTCCTGGACACCACCGACCGGGTCCGGGTCGAGGATCTGCTGCGCGGCATCATCGTGCTGTCGGGCAATGACGCCTGCGTGGTGATCGCCGAGGCGCTGAGCCCCGATGGCACCGAAGCCGGCTTTGCCCGCTACATGACCAAGCGGGCCGAGGACATGGGCATGACCGCCTCGACCTTTGCCAATTCCAACGGCTGGCCCGCCGCCGGGCACCGGATGTCGGTGCATGACCTGGCGGTCCTGGCCGAGCGGCTGATCGAGGACTTCCCGGAATACTACCCGCTGTTTGCCGAGACCACGTTTGAATTCGACGGCCGCGCGCCCTCCAACATTCGCAACCGCAACCCGCTGCTGCGGCTGGGGATCGGTGCTGACGGGCTCAAGACCGGCCATACCGAGGAAGCGGGCTATGGCCTGGTCGGCTCTGCCACACAGGGCGACCGGCGGGTGATCTTCGTAGTCTCCGGCCTCGACACCGAGCGCGGCCGCGCAGAGGAGGCGGAAGCCATTGTTAACTGGTCGTTTCGCCAATTTACCAAAAAGACCGTCGCCAAGGAAGGTATCGCCATCGCCGAAGCCGAGATTTGGCGGGGGGCCGAGCGATCGGTAGGGCTGGTGCCGGCCAAGGATCTGGAAATCCTGCTGCCGTCGCTGTCCGCCAACACCATCCAGGGCGAGGTTGTCTATAACGGCCCGATCGAGGCGCCGGTGAAGAAAGGCCAGCGCCTGGCGGAACTGGTGCTGCAGCCGGAGGAGCTGCCGGAGGTGCGGCTGCCGCTGGTGGCGGAAAGCGACGTGCCCGCGGGCGGCTTTGTGGTGCGGGTCAAGACCGCGGCGCAGGTGCTGATCAAGCAATTCCTGACCGGTCCCGAGGGGGCGCTGTGA